One genomic window of Sporosarcina ureae includes the following:
- a CDS encoding cell division protein FtsA yields the protein MGIVLEEQNDSFHIVDLISKEHKERSMIDGQIHNIVSVASIIQEIKEQLEEIHGPLKRVSVAAAGRSLKTAEGTVTVDISDRTLMSKEDINRLELVAVQNAQEKLLSAHQSQEDDHYYCVGYSVLYYKLQDEQIGSLIDQKGKSATVEVIATFLPRVVVESLLAALKRADLEMEALTLEPIAAIHVLVPPSMRRLNIALVDIGAGTSDIAIVRDNTVTAYGMVPVAGDEMTEALSAHYLLDFPLAEQMKRQITEQEVLTVQDILGFEQKIPSEEVIDVIRPSVKHVALSIANEIKRLNHHSSPQAVMIVGGGGLTPTLTKEVSTQLDLPENRVAIRSLDALSGVTLSDQIEASPALVTPIGIAIAAQRAPIHYISLTVNDQSVRLFELKELTVGDALLAARITARQLYGRPGLALIVKVNGQWRTLPGEHGSSTTILLNGTEVGTKDLVGHQDHIELLFGKDGTDASATVRDVVDALEPIHYQLDGVTQTITGVMLLNGKTVTMDTEIADRDELIVNPTNRIQDVIASPISLGTESFTVAWDGTPHRLRKREIVYIANGQPVSADYQIHANDSIETRQPAPLSLKEIARELGIVLEERADVTFNDEPVVIKKQRTTVYVNGQPASLDYQVQANDQVEFKSLPNSPILFSDIFSFTDFSLPSQSTAAYYLLRNGESIRFNEWIFGGDQLEIVFE from the coding sequence GTGGGCATTGTACTAGAAGAACAAAACGATTCATTCCATATTGTAGACTTGATTTCTAAAGAACATAAAGAACGATCGATGATTGATGGACAAATACATAATATTGTAAGCGTGGCGTCTATAATTCAAGAAATCAAAGAACAATTGGAAGAAATTCACGGACCTCTGAAACGTGTTAGTGTTGCGGCAGCAGGACGTTCATTGAAAACAGCAGAAGGAACTGTGACGGTAGACATTTCAGATCGCACATTGATGTCAAAAGAAGATATTAATCGATTGGAATTAGTAGCTGTACAAAACGCACAGGAAAAATTACTATCCGCTCATCAATCGCAAGAGGACGATCACTATTATTGCGTAGGTTATTCTGTCTTATATTACAAATTGCAAGATGAACAGATTGGAAGTCTGATTGATCAAAAAGGGAAATCAGCTACCGTAGAAGTCATTGCCACATTTTTACCACGAGTGGTTGTAGAATCCTTACTTGCCGCGTTAAAGCGGGCTGATTTGGAAATGGAAGCTTTAACACTCGAGCCGATTGCTGCTATTCATGTGCTCGTACCTCCTTCCATGAGGAGATTGAATATCGCGTTGGTCGATATTGGAGCCGGCACATCAGATATTGCCATTGTCAGGGATAATACCGTGACAGCATATGGAATGGTACCTGTTGCGGGAGACGAAATGACCGAAGCACTAAGTGCACACTACTTGCTCGATTTTCCATTAGCTGAACAAATGAAGCGACAAATTACTGAACAAGAGGTGTTGACGGTTCAAGACATTTTAGGATTCGAACAAAAAATACCTTCAGAAGAAGTAATCGATGTCATCAGACCTTCAGTGAAACATGTCGCGTTATCCATTGCGAATGAAATCAAACGATTGAATCATCACTCTTCCCCGCAAGCCGTGATGATTGTTGGAGGTGGAGGATTAACACCTACATTAACGAAAGAAGTGAGTACGCAACTAGACCTTCCTGAGAACCGCGTAGCCATTCGAAGTCTCGATGCGCTGTCAGGTGTTACACTTTCCGACCAAATCGAAGCCTCTCCTGCGCTCGTAACGCCAATCGGCATTGCAATCGCAGCGCAAAGAGCTCCGATTCATTATATTTCCTTAACCGTCAACGACCAATCCGTTCGATTATTCGAGCTAAAAGAGCTTACAGTAGGCGATGCACTGCTAGCAGCCCGCATTACTGCTCGTCAGTTATACGGTAGACCTGGACTGGCACTGATTGTAAAAGTAAACGGGCAGTGGAGAACACTCCCTGGCGAGCACGGCTCATCCACTACTATCCTGTTAAACGGTACTGAAGTCGGCACGAAGGATCTTGTCGGGCACCAAGACCACATTGAGCTACTGTTCGGTAAAGACGGCACAGATGCTTCAGCGACAGTCAGAGACGTGGTAGATGCGCTCGAACCGATACATTATCAGTTGGACGGTGTAACACAGACGATTACCGGTGTAATGTTGCTTAACGGAAAGACGGTGACAATGGATACCGAGATTGCGGATCGGGATGAACTGATAGTGAATCCAACGAATAGAATACAAGATGTGATAGCGTCTCCTATAAGCCTGGGGACAGAATCGTTCACTGTGGCATGGGATGGAACTCCCCATCGTCTGAGGAAGCGTGAGATCGTCTACATCGCAAACGGACAACCAGTCTCAGCCGACTATCAAATTCACGCAAACGATAGTATTGAAACGCGTCAACCTGCCCCTCTTTCCTTAAAGGAAATAGCTAGGGAGTTAGGTATCGTTCTAGAGGAGCGTGCCGACGTAACATTTAATGATGAGCCTGTGGTGATCAAAAAACAACGAACTACCGTGTATGTAAACGGACAACCAGCTAGTCTTGACTACCAAGTACAAGCTAATGACCAAGTGGAGTTCAAGTCATTACCTAATTCCCCTATACTATTCAGTGATATATTTTCATTCACTGATTTTTCATTACCGTCTCAATCTACCGCCGCCTATTACTTATTGCGTAATGGCGAATCCATCCGCTTCAATGAATGGATATTCGGTGGAGATCAACTGGAAATTGTATTTGAATAA
- a CDS encoding YtxH domain-containing protein, protein MTENKPNYNDNTGNYSNTYGQPQYPANYTYRSTNDLYDEDSSGTGSFIAGAIIGGVIGAATALFLAPKTGREMREDLTTQASQLKDKSIELSSTAKDKAVELSSTAKDKATELSSAAKDYTAEFTDTAKEKTAAFTTAAKEKTSELSQNIQEQSGQLVDKVKSAKSKANVPMDDGTVSSEGEEATDYKSTKENNEKSGELSKVKETSNKNEVQGKADNSSNKNNDNKSPKANASAKKDTNQSKTNNSSSNNNNKIHSK, encoded by the coding sequence ATGACAGAAAACAAACCGAACTATAACGACAACACAGGTAACTACTCTAATACGTATGGACAGCCACAATACCCAGCGAACTACACATACCGTTCAACAAATGATCTGTATGATGAAGATAGCAGCGGTACAGGTAGTTTCATTGCCGGTGCAATCATTGGTGGTGTAATCGGAGCGGCAACTGCATTGTTCTTAGCGCCGAAGACAGGCCGTGAAATGCGAGAAGATTTAACTACACAAGCTTCACAATTAAAAGATAAGAGTATTGAATTAAGCTCCACAGCAAAAGATAAAGCGGTAGAGCTATCAAGCACAGCAAAAGATAAAGCAACTGAATTATCAAGTGCAGCAAAAGATTACACAGCTGAATTCACAGATACGGCAAAAGAAAAAACTGCAGCGTTCACTACAGCCGCAAAAGAGAAGACTTCTGAGTTGTCTCAAAACATCCAAGAACAATCAGGGCAGTTAGTAGACAAAGTGAAGTCTGCGAAGTCCAAAGCGAATGTTCCAATGGACGATGGTACAGTATCATCTGAAGGTGAAGAAGCAACTGATTATAAAAGTACAAAAGAAAACAATGAAAAATCAGGAGAACTTTCAAAAGTAAAAGAAACATCAAACAAAAATGAAGTTCAAGGTAAAGCTGACAACTCTTCAAACAAAAACAATGATAATAAATCTCCTAAAGCAAACGCTTCTGCTAAAAAGGATACTAATCAGTCTAAAACAAACAACTCCTCATCAAACAATAACAATAAAATTCATTCTAAATAA
- a CDS encoding DUF948 domain-containing protein, translated as MINLLYVAAVIAAIAFLILCVSLAKTLGSLKTSLQSVSHTVDDLSKQLEGVTTESTQLLQKTNQLAEDLQGKADKLNTVVEAVKGVGDSVNTLNQSVHRISSSVTTQAEQNSDKIAQVVQWGTVAVNLYDQVKERQPKKSAGWTVYKSRS; from the coding sequence GTGATCAATTTACTTTACGTTGCAGCAGTGATTGCCGCAATCGCATTTCTTATTCTTTGTGTAAGTCTAGCTAAGACACTGGGGTCGTTAAAGACATCTTTACAGAGTGTCTCGCATACAGTAGATGACTTATCAAAGCAATTAGAGGGAGTGACTACAGAAAGTACACAACTCCTTCAAAAAACCAATCAGCTAGCCGAAGATTTACAAGGAAAAGCGGACAAGCTGAACACTGTGGTGGAGGCGGTAAAAGGAGTAGGTGACTCGGTGAATACTCTTAATCAATCAGTTCATCGAATCTCAAGCTCCGTAACTACCCAAGCCGAACAAAACAGTGACAAAATCGCGCAAGTAGTACAGTGGGGAACCGTTGCAGTGAATCTGTATGATCAAGTAAAGGAACGGCAACCTAAAAAGTCCGCTGGCTGGACAGTATACAAATCGCGCTCCTAG